TGTTCACAGTTAAAATTTTGGGCTGATAGGCCTTGAAACCCATCCATATAATAAGTATCACACCCTGCGAACACTTCCTTTTCAGGACAAAGTTTAGCGATAACCTGCACACCCACACCACAGGAAAAAACGATAATTGAGTCAGATTTTTTAATCTGCTCACTATATTTCTCCAAATAGAGCTTACTGAATTCTTCCCTGCATAGATAATCCAGACGAGCCGAGCCGATTATCTTGCTCTCATTCTCTTTTATTAACTCTTCAATCTCATCTTCAGGAAAAGACACTTCTTTGCAACCGAAGCACTTTATAATAAACGGTTTTTTATCCAGAAGCGGAAGTAATTCTTCCTTATTTTTTAATTTTGTTATTAACATAATTGTTCGCGGAGTTTATCCCGACAAAATCGGGGCTCACGTATTATGATTACAGCGATTAATTAAAAATAGATTACAACGATTATTTTGGTGAATCTCTGTAATCGTTTTTAGAATCTCCGCAATCATTTTTTAAATTTCTTTGCCTTCTTTATTAAACTTAAAAGACTTATTTTTGATGAACAGACATATTCACACGAGCCACATTCCATGCAATCAGCAATATTATGACCTTGCCCTGAACCGAGCTTGCTCTGGTTCAGGGTTTGCATTTCATTCCACATTTTTTTCTGTCCATAATAGGCATAATATAACGGCTCAAGTTCCATGGGACAAACTTCCACACAGTTGCCACATTTTATACAGGCGCGTTCTTCCGAATATTCAACGACACTTTTCTTTAAGAAAGTGAAACCGGTTGTGCCTTTGATGACACTTGAATCAAGACTT
The window above is part of the bacterium genome. Proteins encoded here:
- a CDS encoding methylenetetrahydrofolate reductase C-terminal domain-containing protein encodes the protein MLITKLKNKEELLPLLDKKPFIIKCFGCKEVSFPEDEIEELIKENESKIIGSARLDYLCREEFSKLYLEKYSEQIKKSDSIIVFSCGVGVQVIAKLCPEKEVFAGCDTYYMDGFQGLSAQNFNCEQCGQCYLNYTGGLCPITVCAKGLLNGPCGGAKNGKCEVSPEMDCGWELIYKRLSNLKSKKTIKDQKVLVRDYKLISDELSYNKDDIKGE